A window of the Vigna angularis cultivar LongXiaoDou No.4 chromosome 3, ASM1680809v1, whole genome shotgun sequence genome harbors these coding sequences:
- the LOC108324141 gene encoding APO protein 3, mitochondrial isoform X1, with protein sequence MLPRHVQTLSDLLERVKLVQFSKLRGIHGHFCLWYSTLSTCNEMPKKLNKFEWKPLVTSFNELKREARLKKKERQKVHETILQPPENGMLVKNLIPVAHEVFAARCELLSCVSRLVNYTAIYVCSLCGEVHVGHPPHKIKTCDVRGSPSSKEHSWVKGGVEHVLPLVESFHLYDRIGRAVSHNEMLEVDRIPAIVELCVQAGFDIPEYPTRRRTFPVYCVAGRIIDFEKRFPKEMSLGADIEAHGFWHKKKKFNKDTNSMVMHSDDIQAIAVLGMKAWEKMCTGASKLMEKYDVQTCGYCPEVQVGPKGHRVRNCQAFKHQMRDGQHAWQKATINDLAPPVCVYHIRDQQGNKPLVNELKRYYGMLPAVVELFAQAGAPVGKNYASMMREDVAIPEMDEEKWVV encoded by the exons ATGCTGCCAAGACATGTTCAAACTCTTAGTGATCTCCTTGAGAGAGTTAAACTTGTTCAATTTTCAAAACTCAGAGGTATACATGGACATTTTTGTCTTTGGTACTCCACTCTGTCGACTTGCAATGAGATGCCAAAAAAGCTCAACAAGTTTGAGTGGAAACCGCTAGTGACAAGTTTTAACGAGCTTAAGCGAGAAGCTAGActaaagaaaaaggagagacaAAAGGTGCATGAGACTATATTACAACCTCCTGAAAATGGCATGCTGGTTAAGAATCTGATTCCTGTTGCTCATGAAGTTTTTGCTGCCAGATGTGAACTATTATCCTGTGTTTCAAGACTCGTCAACTATACTGCTATTTATGTATGCAG CTTATGTGGAGAAGTTCATGTTGGTCATCCGccacataaaattaaaacatgtgATGTTAGAGGAAGCCCATCAAGCAAAGAACATAGTTGGGTCAAAGGTGGTGTTGAACATGTTCTGCCACTTGTAGAATCATTTCATCTGTATGATAGAATAGGGAGGGCTGTTTCACATAATGAAATGCTTGAAGTCGACCGAATTCCAGCAATTGTGGAATTGTGTGTCCAGGCAGGTTTTGACATACCAGAGTACCCTACCAGGAGAAGGACCTTCCCTGTTTACTGTGTTGCTGGTAGGATTATagattttgagaaaagatttCCGAAAGAAATGTCTCTTGGGGCAGATATAGAAGCACATGGATTTTggcataagaaaaaaaagttcaataaaGACACAAATTCCATGGTGATGCATTCTGACGATATCCAAG CTATTGCTGTTCTGGGCATGAAAGCCTGGGAAAAAATGTGCACAGGAGCTTCAAAACTTATGGAGAAGTATGATGTCCAAACTTGTGGATATTGTCCAGAGGTACAAGTGGGGCCCAAAGGTCATAGAGTTCGAAATTGTCAAGCTTTCAAACACCAGATGAGGGATGGACAACATGCATGGCAGAAGGCAACAATTAATGATCTGGCACCTCCAGTGTGTGTCTATCACATTCGAGATCAGCAAGGAAATAAACCTTTGGTAAATGAGTTGAAAAGGTACTACGGTATGCTGCCAGCAGTGGTTGAGCTATTTGCTCAGGCTGGAGCACCAGTTGGAAAGAATTATGCATCTATGATGAGGGAAGATGTTGCAATCCCTGAAATGGATGAGGAAAAGTGGGTTGTTTAA
- the LOC108324141 gene encoding APO protein 3, mitochondrial isoform X2, with the protein MQMLCSLCGEVHVGHPPHKIKTCDVRGSPSSKEHSWVKGGVEHVLPLVESFHLYDRIGRAVSHNEMLEVDRIPAIVELCVQAGFDIPEYPTRRRTFPVYCVAGRIIDFEKRFPKEMSLGADIEAHGFWHKKKKFNKDTNSMVMHSDDIQAIAVLGMKAWEKMCTGASKLMEKYDVQTCGYCPEVQVGPKGHRVRNCQAFKHQMRDGQHAWQKATINDLAPPVCVYHIRDQQGNKPLVNELKRYYGMLPAVVELFAQAGAPVGKNYASMMREDVAIPEMDEEKWVV; encoded by the exons ATGCAG ATGCTTTGCAGCTTATGTGGAGAAGTTCATGTTGGTCATCCGccacataaaattaaaacatgtgATGTTAGAGGAAGCCCATCAAGCAAAGAACATAGTTGGGTCAAAGGTGGTGTTGAACATGTTCTGCCACTTGTAGAATCATTTCATCTGTATGATAGAATAGGGAGGGCTGTTTCACATAATGAAATGCTTGAAGTCGACCGAATTCCAGCAATTGTGGAATTGTGTGTCCAGGCAGGTTTTGACATACCAGAGTACCCTACCAGGAGAAGGACCTTCCCTGTTTACTGTGTTGCTGGTAGGATTATagattttgagaaaagatttCCGAAAGAAATGTCTCTTGGGGCAGATATAGAAGCACATGGATTTTggcataagaaaaaaaagttcaataaaGACACAAATTCCATGGTGATGCATTCTGACGATATCCAAG CTATTGCTGTTCTGGGCATGAAAGCCTGGGAAAAAATGTGCACAGGAGCTTCAAAACTTATGGAGAAGTATGATGTCCAAACTTGTGGATATTGTCCAGAGGTACAAGTGGGGCCCAAAGGTCATAGAGTTCGAAATTGTCAAGCTTTCAAACACCAGATGAGGGATGGACAACATGCATGGCAGAAGGCAACAATTAATGATCTGGCACCTCCAGTGTGTGTCTATCACATTCGAGATCAGCAAGGAAATAAACCTTTGGTAAATGAGTTGAAAAGGTACTACGGTATGCTGCCAGCAGTGGTTGAGCTATTTGCTCAGGCTGGAGCACCAGTTGGAAAGAATTATGCATCTATGATGAGGGAAGATGTTGCAATCCCTGAAATGGATGAGGAAAAGTGGGTTGTTTAA